Proteins from a single region of Candidatus Saccharimonadales bacterium:
- a CDS encoding glycosyltransferase family 2 protein → MNNIKATIFIPTWQAEPYLNDILRSVFRQKVDFEFEVLIFDTSSTDKTPEIIEKYKKKHKNLRTKTITKAQFGHGKTRNEAAREANGEIVVYLSHDAIPSHDYWLHEMVAPFKISPDIIGVTGKQIPRHKCVPLQKYEIRGAFRNLGPDFGTTIFYKDGFMKNPIYNDSVTFYSDVNSAARRSYLTGSLPYRDVPYSEDQLFGKDIIDAGLYKVYAPRASVVHSNDLTLKEYKHRMFDEIIGLRKIGTDVQRPSIKGIVKMTVLGVAKDAIRTMRDNEYSFKRKVFWLLVNPLYYIEKWRGVRLATKVELADTAMFYKHSLEMKRKQ, encoded by the coding sequence AATTTTTATTCCAACCTGGCAAGCCGAGCCCTATTTAAATGACATTTTACGAAGTGTATTTCGACAGAAGGTAGATTTTGAGTTTGAGGTGTTAATATTTGACACATCTTCGACCGATAAAACGCCTGAAATCATTGAAAAGTATAAGAAAAAACATAAAAATTTACGAACTAAAACGATCACAAAGGCCCAATTCGGACATGGGAAAACTCGAAACGAGGCTGCCCGTGAAGCCAACGGAGAAATTGTGGTCTATCTGAGCCATGACGCTATTCCATCTCATGACTATTGGCTACACGAAATGGTTGCACCATTCAAGATTAGTCCTGATATTATTGGCGTGACAGGTAAGCAGATCCCTCGACATAAATGCGTTCCTTTGCAGAAATATGAGATTCGAGGGGCTTTTCGTAATTTGGGGCCTGATTTTGGCACAACGATTTTTTACAAAGACGGTTTTATGAAAAACCCGATTTATAATGATTCCGTAACTTTTTATTCGGATGTTAACTCTGCGGCTCGACGGAGCTATTTAACCGGATCATTGCCCTACAGGGATGTTCCTTATTCAGAAGATCAGTTATTTGGCAAAGATATTATCGATGCGGGACTATATAAGGTATACGCTCCAAGGGCTAGTGTTGTGCATTCAAATGACCTTACGCTAAAAGAATATAAACACAGAATGTTTGATGAAATTATCGGGTTAAGGAAGATTGGGACTGACGTACAAAGACCATCTATAAAAGGAATTGTAAAGATGACTGTCCTGGGCGTGGCGAAAGATGCGATTAGAACGATGAGAGATAACGAATACTCCTTTAAGAGGAAAGTATTCTGGCTACTGGTAAATCCTTTGTACTATATCGAGAAGTGGCGTGGCGTCAGGCTAGCGACAAAAGTTGAACTTGCTGACACTGCAATGTTTTACAAACACTCACTTGAAATGAAGCGAAAACAATAG